cctccacaattacccgacctcaacccaattgagatggtttgggatgagttggaccgcagagtgaaggaaaatcagccaacaagtgctcagcatatgtggaactccttcaagacagttggaaaagcattccaggtgaagctggttgagaaaatgccaagagtgtgcaaagctgtcaaggcaaagggtggctactttgaagaatataaaatatatttttatttgtttaacactgttttggctaatacatgattccatgtgtgttatttcatagttgatgtctattattctacaatgtagaaaataaagaaaacccttgaatgagtaggcgtgtcaacttttgactggtattgtacataagttatttaattgtcatttaaaaaaacaaacatgttttcactttaattattgggtattgggtgtagatggTGAGAGAAATcttcaattttgaattcaggctgtaacacaaataCATGTAGAATAagtgaaggggtatgaatactttctggaaGCACTGTAAATGTTTGTCTAAGATCTTGCACAAGAACACTACAAAACTCCAAACAGCCATTCACAAGCATGTTTGCAGAGTGGGAGGGTACAGatcaaatgtaatttaatcagttTCACCATAAATCAGGCCAACAGaactaaaagtaaaataatttaTTTTGACAAGTTAAATCAATAAAACACTTGTCTGATGGTAGTTCTCTCTTTATAGTAAATGCCGATCGGTTTTCCAATGGATCGGCTATATCTGTGCCCGATTTGGTGGATGGGGAGATATTTATTCCACCTCCCCCTACAATggcacccccaccccccccacccatGTTCATCCCTCCCCCACCAGATTTCTTGGGTGACTTGGACTCCCTTCGCCCTCCCTCCATGCCCCCTCCAAAACCTCCATCAGTGGTTCTGTCTAAAGAGTACGAGGATTTCACCTCCCTGAAACCTCCACTAATGCGCCCCCCGAAGCCCCCATCAACTTCCTCCAGTGCTTCTAGTTCAACTTTGTCCATTTCTACACCAACACCAGTCCCTGATTTTACTGAGCCCCCAAAGTTTGCCCCTCCACAGCCCCTATAGACATGAGACAAGCTGCTCTGAAAGCCCTGAAGACCCCGCCTCCAAAGCCAACAAGGCTGTCCTCCATCCACAGCATGGACGAAGCCTCCCAGGTTCCAGCCCAAGCTTCCCCAGTACAGACCCCGACACCCTCCAGCTTCAACCCCCAGAACACAGCTAAGCTCTACAGTGTTCCTAAGACTGGCATTCTGGGTAGACAGTTGGACCGTGACAATAGGCCCAAGCAGATCCTACTCCTCCAGGTCAATGGGAAAGACCCCTCTGTGGCACCTCCAGGTAAGCCAGCCCAGAGAAATAGCTTGGGTATGCAGCTGGAGCAAGACCTGCAGGACTTAAAGGAAAACTTGCAAGCCACCCTTCCAGGCCAACCCACCCCACCCGAGACTTGGGAGGAAGTGGAGCCTTTGTCTTTATCAGCACAACAGGGTATGAACAAACGTGCCATAGCGCCCCCTAAAATGTCACCCAAGCTTCAGAAGGTGGTCACTGCCCCTGTAATCACAGAGGCTAGCCAGGTCAAGCAGGAAGCGTCTCCAGGCCGGAATAACAAGTTCAGTCCTATGCTGGACAGTAAACTACGCAACCTGAAGGCCAGTGATGTCACTGGGATGAGGGACGGTCCTGCCGCTTCCCCCCTGGCTCTTCTCATGGCGGctaaagagcgagagaggcacaGGTTCAGTCTTTCCCTTGAAAACAGCACGAAGAGTAATGAGCAATTAGCCAGCATCCAGCACAGTGAATTCAATCCCAATTCTTTCACCGTCATCCCTAGGGCCACCTCATTCACTTCTGTAACCTCACAACATAAACCACAGTCTGTGGTCCCACTGGAGGCCACAGTGGTAATCCAGATTCCAGCAAAACCCCAGAATATTGAGTCAGCGGTGAAGGGGCCAATTGCAAATCCAGTAGTTAAAAGGATTCTGCCCACCTCTAGGTCCTCATCCTCCAGCAGTCTAGCCGTGGAGAAGCAAAGTGGAGAGCAGAGGATTGATTCACCCTCTAGCCTTGTCAGGGATGACAAGAACCTATGCATGCCATTACTCCCTCCCCCTCCCGAATTCGATGACCATGATGTCGTGGGCTCTCCTCCCAGCTCACCTCCACCTGACCCTCCCCTGAAGAAGGTCCTGCCTCCCACTCCCAGCCCTGTCCTTCcagtcctgtcctctactgccaACCCTGTCCTTCTTGTCAAAACTCCCTCGCCAAAACCTAAATCTCCAAGCCCTCCCAAATTCCCACCTCCTGTCATGGAGAACAAACCGAAACTGCCTGTTCAGATCAAACCCAAGCCGCCTCCTACCCaggccc
This genomic window from Oncorhynchus nerka isolate Pitt River linkage group LG2, Oner_Uvic_2.0, whole genome shotgun sequence contains:
- the LOC115139717 gene encoding uncharacterized protein LOC115139717: MRQAALKALKTPPPKPTRLSSIHSMDEASQVPAQASPVQTPTPSSFNPQNTAKLYSVPKTGILGRQLDRDNRPKQILLLQVNGKDPSVAPPGKPAQRNSLGMQLEQDLQDLKENLQATLPGQPTPPETWEEVEPLSLSAQQGMNKRAIAPPKMSPKLQKVVTAPVITEASQVKQEASPGRNNKFSPMLDSKLRNLKASDVTGMRDGPAASPLALLMAAKERERHRFSLSLENSTKSNEQLASIQHSEFNPNSFTVIPRATSFTSVTSQHKPQSVVPLEATVVIQIPAKPQNIESAVKGPIANPVVKRILPTSRSSSSSSLAVEKQSGEQRIDSPSSLVRDDKNLCMPLLPPPPEFDDHDVVGSPPSSPPPDPPLKKVLPPTPSPVLPVLSSTANPVLLVKTPSPKPKSPSPPKFPPPVMENKPKLPVQIKPKPPPTQALSSLSASQATLQSILQKKMLEMDCKMDNKMLAMKETDSDDWGSPLSDEETKFPVVPRVTPKNPVITAKSKSATVPATTQGLDMKELETKMAMKGQGLSEASRVPTSNGPRSKQAYGMTFMVQPGTKQPITVVSK